A section of the Hemitrygon akajei chromosome 8, sHemAka1.3, whole genome shotgun sequence genome encodes:
- the LOC140732517 gene encoding interleukin-6-like, with protein MEGERLVSSLGISTFDQHADQPRLSRSLTSEGRELQWKSSSTGRLINSGENGAWGVKDRTPLYEEDNMGLAESFYLLLLVLCGRVATFPLTEWTAAAAPGCATCDSLALQIQSSAAELRDAQLCEYFSFCDGDQGSLLTHDFNLPQIRSQDRCTKISFHKETCLKAIAKGLHKYNPFLLLVETSIVRSSEQIIWMRSSTQRLTELIMHQLNVEFGISTVSESEMESSALGLVSTTEWNRQVNAHVILRDFVRFMEKSARALRFMNL; from the exons ATGGAAGGTGAACGATTGGTATCGTCACTTGGCATTTCCACGTTTGACCAACACGCCGATCAACCACGATTATCCCGATCGCTCACGTCAGAAGGAAGAGAACTGCAGTGGAAGTCATCTTCAAC gggGCGATTAATAAATAGTGGGGAGAATGGAGCTTGGGGAGTTAAAGATCGAACACCTTTGTACGAGGAGGACAACATGGGACTTGCTGAAA GTTTTTACCTTCTACTCCTGGTGCTCTGTGGAAGAGTCGCCACTTTCCCGCTGACGGAGTGGACCGCTGCAGCCGCCCCGGGCTGCGCAACCTGCGACTCCCTGGCGCTGCAGATCCAGAGCTCAGCGGCCGAGCTCCGGGATGCTCAG CTGTGTGAGTATTTCTCCTTCTGTGACGGGGACCAGGGATCGCTGCTCACCCACGACTTCAACCTGCCGCAGATCCGATCTCAGGACCGATGTACAAAGATCAGTTTCCATAAG GAAACGTGCCTGAAAGCGATTGCAAAAGGCCTCCATAAATACAACCCTTTCTTATTGCTGGTGGAAACATCCATCGTGCGTTCAAGTGAACAAATAATATGGATGCGGTCCAGTACCCAACGCCTCACGGAACTGATAATGCACCAG TTGAATGTCGAGTTTGGCATCAGTACCGTGAGCGAGAGCGAGATGGAATCATCTGCCTTAGGCTTAGTGTCAACaacagagtggaacagacaagtGAATGCGCATGTCATCCTGCGAGACTTTGTCCGGTTCATGGAGAAATCAGCCCGAGCTCTTCGCTTTATGAATCTGTGA